TGGTTGAGAGAGCGTGGTCCGCTGTCATCGTCGATGACGACGCCGACATCCGGGCCCTGATCGGGGAGCTGCTGCGGCAGTCCGGCTTCGAGGTCACCGAGGCGGCTACGGGCGCCGAGGGGATCGCCGCCGTCCGCGAGGTCGAGCCCGACGTGGTGACCCTGGACCTGAACCTGCCCGACCTCGACGGCATCGAGGTGTGCCGGCGGATCCGCGAGATCACCGACGCCTACGTGGTGATGCTGACGGCCCGCCCGGATGAGATCGACCGGTTGATGGGCCTGGAGATCGGCGCCGACGATTACCTCACCAAGCCGTTCAGCCCGCGCGAGCTGCGAGCCCGGATCGCGGCCATGCTGCGCCGGCCGCGGTCGGTCAGCGGGTCGGCGGCCGAGTCGGGTTC
The nucleotide sequence above comes from Jatrophihabitans sp.. Encoded proteins:
- a CDS encoding response regulator transcription factor; this encodes MLVERAWSAVIVDDDADIRALIGELLRQSGFEVTEAATGAEGIAAVREVEPDVVTLDLNLPDLDGIEVCRRIREITDAYVVMLTARPDEIDRLMGLEIGADDYLTKPFSPRELRARIAAMLRRPRSVSGSAAESGSPHETVRHGGLEIDIEGRLVMLDGVELDLTRTEFDLLATLLSGPRRVWPRETLLRTVWGTEWVSDGHLVEVHMANLRRKLGDDPRSGRYIRTVRGVGYRLGVG